Proteins encoded within one genomic window of Methanotorris formicicus Mc-S-70:
- the mtrD gene encoding tetrahydromethanopterin S-methyltransferase subunit D: MDAVSLLIPLAEVTIAGAIINASVHFVPVGGAPAAMATSTGVGTGTTQLAAGAGFTGLMAAAAMAAQSGVNVFNPVHLALIALSGAVGSMIMLGITMLIGQLIYVFGVGVVPAADKCEKDPITGDIQKPYITPGTTGHAVPTVCFVSGLIGAGLGGIGGALAYVALKQLGFDAAIAGILAVGFFFINAVLASYNIGGTIEGFHDPKFKKMPNGVIASFVASLLCGIVLLGMAGLA; this comes from the coding sequence ATGGATGCTGTGAGTTTATTGATTCCTCTTGCAGAGGTTACAATTGCAGGGGCCATAATTAATGCAAGTGTTCATTTTGTTCCTGTCGGTGGTGCTCCAGCAGCAATGGCTACCTCAACAGGGGTAGGTACTGGTACAACCCAGTTGGCAGCAGGTGCAGGATTTACTGGATTAATGGCTGCTGCTGCAATGGCAGCACAAAGTGGAGTTAATGTATTTAACCCAGTACACTTGGCATTAATTGCTCTCTCTGGAGCAGTAGGTTCAATGATTATGCTTGGTATTACAATGTTAATTGGGCAGTTGATTTATGTATTTGGAGTAGGGGTTGTTCCAGCAGCAGATAAGTGTGAAAAAGACCCTATAACAGGAGACATTCAAAAACCATACATCACACCAGGGACAACTGGTCACGCAGTACCTACAGTTTGTTTTGTTAGTGGTTTGATTGGAGCAGGACTTGGAGGTATTGGTGGGGCTCTTGCATACGTTGCATTAAAACAGTTAGGATTTGATGCAGCAATTGCTGGAATCTTGGCAGTTGGTTTCTTCTTCATAAATGCGGTTTTAGCATCCTACAACATTGGAGGTACAATAGAAGGGTTCCACGACCCAAAATTCAAGAAAATGCCAAATGGAGTTATTGCATCATTTGTGGCATCATTATTGTGTGGAATTGTATTATTAGGAATGGCAGG
- the mtrE gene encoding tetrahydromethanopterin S-methyltransferase subunit E gives MDTALITLGALALAGAAATVAGCAEDLESDVGSQSNPNSQVQLAPQMGNIHRYFNKAISGEPVSYGLYVAVAGVVAWALLNYGLNPVLALVIGAGVAAFVHGAYTVSSYLGRIVGQSKNFGQPVYMDVILSHLGPIVGHGFMAIFCIVFAAYLANNVLGNPFPLPLVALIFGITVGAIGSSTGDVHYGAEREYQKYPFGGGVPVANHGDIDIKAEYGLRNGLDSSYFCSRLGGPLTGLCFGLIVFLDGWRGIIGDIIGSDLVTKSVIAIIMGLLVVVIAAIINRKIEVFAREKYGPYTK, from the coding sequence ATGGATACTGCATTAATAACCCTTGGGGCTCTGGCTTTGGCAGGAGCAGCAGCGACAGTTGCTGGATGTGCAGAAGATTTGGAATCAGACGTGGGTTCCCAATCCAACCCTAACTCACAGGTTCAGTTGGCTCCACAAATGGGTAACATCCATAGATACTTCAACAAGGCAATTTCAGGGGAGCCAGTTTCATACGGTTTATATGTTGCAGTTGCAGGAGTAGTGGCATGGGCATTGTTAAACTATGGGTTGAATCCTGTTCTTGCATTAGTGATTGGTGCTGGTGTGGCTGCATTTGTTCATGGGGCTTATACAGTTAGCTCATACTTGGGTAGGATTGTTGGTCAATCAAAGAACTTCGGTCAGCCTGTATATATGGATGTTATTTTAAGTCACTTGGGACCTATAGTAGGGCATGGTTTTATGGCAATATTCTGTATAGTTTTTGCAGCATACTTAGCAAACAACGTATTAGGAAATCCATTCCCATTGCCATTGGTTGCATTGATATTTGGTATTACAGTTGGGGCAATTGGTTCATCAACTGGAGACGTTCACTATGGTGCTGAAAGAGAGTACCAAAAGTATCCATTTGGAGGAGGAGTTCCTGTTGCTAACCATGGGGATATTGATATTAAGGCAGAATATGGTTTAAGGAATGGTTTGGATTCATCATACTTCTGTTCAAGATTAGGTGGGCCATTAACAGGGCTTTGCTTTGGTTTAATTGTGTTCTTAGATGGTTGGAGAGGAATTATAGGGGATATTATTGGAAGTGATTTAGTAACAAAATCAGTTATTGCAATTATCATGGGGCTTTTAGTTGTTGTAATTGCTGCAATAATAAACAGAAAAATTGAGGTATTTGCAAGAGAGAAATACGGGCCATACACAAAATAA